One part of the Asterias amurensis chromosome 11, ASM3211899v1 genome encodes these proteins:
- the LOC139944423 gene encoding ficolin-2-like — MGVSQCVACLAMIHVALLLSGQVECLDSQCGGFHHQMFSAENRALKNSTFVKKTVSNYVICGRDCYIDENCKSFNFDKCNKLCELNNDTRALHPEGFLEDQGSVYFDTDEDTVLFSLPDSSVHHNKSCMELLEAGYSRSDVYVIYPEGLPDGLEVYCDMETDGGGWIVFQRRQDGSVDFYRTWAEYKSGFGNLSGEFWLGNDNLMTLTSECSQGPWELRVDLYNNTETAFAKYEDFKIVGENYTLEFGAYDVSSTAGDSFKENNGMPFSTMDNDNDKWEDNMAVRHEGAWWFPASLASHLNGKYYPTGPNSYGLGIQWISWRYDYSLSKCSMKIR; from the coding sequence ATGGGTGTTTCGCAGTGTGTTGCCTGTTTGGCGatgatacatgtagctcttCTGTTGAGTGGCCAGGTGGAATGTCTTGACAGTCAATGTGGTGGATTTCATCATCAAATGTTCAGTGCAGAAAACAGAGCTCTGAAAAACTCCACATTCGTCAAGAAAACTGTATCCAATTATGTCATATGTGGACGAGACTGCTACATTGATGAGAACTGTAAGTCTTTCAACTTCGACAAATGCAATAAACTGTGTGAGTTAAACAACGACACGAGAGCTTTGCATCCTGAAGGTTTCCTTGAAGATCAAGGGAGTGTTTACTTTGATACAGATGAGGACACAGTTCTCTTCTCTTTGCCAGATAGTTCTGTTCATCACAACAAAAGTTGTATGGAGTTATTAGAGGCAGGTTACTCCAGGAGCGATGTATACGTAATCTACCCAGAAGGGTTACCTGATGGTCTGGAAGTCTACTGTGACATGGAGACTGATGGAGGGGGATGGATTGTATTTCAGAGACGGCAGGACGGCAGTGTGGACTTCTACCGCACCTGGGCTGAGTACAAGTCTGGCTTTGGTAATCTTTCTGGTGAGTTCTGGCTTGGTAATGATAACTTGATGACTTTAACGTCTGAATGCTCACAGGGACCATGGGAGCTTAGGGTGGATCTTTACAACAATACTGAAACGGCATTTGCGAAGTATGAAGATTTCAAGATTGTTGGTGAAAACTATACTCTTGAGTTTGGTGCATACGATGTAAGCAGTACTGCTGGTGACTCTTTTAAAGAGAACAACGGAATGCCCTTTTCTACGATGGATAACGACAATGATAAGTGGGAAGATAACATGGCTGTACGTCATGAAGGAGCCTGGTGGTTTCCTGCAAGTCTCGCATCTCACTTAAATGGTAAATATTACCCAACTGGGCCTAATTCATACGGTTTGGGTATTCAGTGGATTAGTTGGCGATATGATTATTCTCTCTCaaaatgcagcatgaaaatcCGTTAA
- the LOC139944176 gene encoding ficolin-2-like, whose product MWVSVRAACFVAMIHVALLLSGQVECLDRHCGGFNHQMFSAENRALKHSTFMKKTVSNHVICGRDCYIDKNCKSFNFDKCNKLCELNNGTRALHPEDFLEDQGSVYFDTDEDTVLFSLPDSSVHHYKSCKELLEACYSKSNVYVIYPEGLPDGLEVYCDMETDGGGWIVFQRRQDGSVDFYRTWAEYKSGFGDLSGEFWLGNDNLMTLTSDDSQGPWELRVDLYDNNEMAFAKYEDFKIVGEKYTLEFGAYDASSTAGDCLYWNNGMPFSTMDNDNDECYGNCAESYEGAWWFPGNPASHLNGKYYPAGPNLDGNGIKCNSWRSGYSLSKCSMKIRQNNL is encoded by the coding sequence ATGTGGGTTTCAGTTCGTGCTGCCTGTTTCGTGGCGatgatacatgtagctcttCTGTTGAGTGGCCAGGTGGAATGTCTTGACAGACATTGTGGCGGATTTAATCATCAAATGTTCAGTGCAGAAAACAGAGCTCTGAAACACTCCACATTCATGAAGAAAACTGTATCCAATCATGTCATATGTGGACGGGACTGCTACATTGATAAGAACTGTAAGTCTTTCAACTTCGACAAATGCAATAAACTGTGTGAGTTAAACAACGGTACGAGAGCTTTGCATCCTGAAGATTTCCTTGAAGATCAAGGGAGTGTTTACTTTGATACAGATGAGGACACAGTTCTCTTCTCTTTGCCGGATAGTTCTGTGCATCACTACAAAAGTTGTAAGGAGTTGTTAGAGGCATGTTACTCCAAGAGCAATGTATACGTAATCTACCCAGAAGGGTTACCTGATGGTCTGGAAGTCTACTGTGACATGGAGACTGATGGAGGGGGATGGATTGTATTTCAGAGACGGCAGGACGGCAGTGTGGACTTCTACCGCACCTGGGCTGAGTACAAGTCTGGCTTTGGTGATCTTTCTGGTGAGTTCTGGCTTGGCAATGATAACTTGATGACTTTAACTTCTGATGACTCACAGGGACCATGGGAGCTAAGGGTGGATCTTTACGACAATAATGAAATGGCATTTGCGAAGTATGAAGATTTCAAGATTGTTGGTGAAAAGTACACCCTTGAGTTTGGCGCATACGATGCAAGCAGTACTGCTGGTGACTGTCTTTATTGGAACAACGGAATGCCCTTTTCTACGATGGATAATGACAATGATGAGTGTTACGGTAATTGTGCTGAAAGCTATGAAGGAGCCTGGTGGTTTCCTGGAAATCCTGCATCTCACCTAAATGGTAAATATTACCCAGCTGGTCCTAATTTAGACGGCAACGGTATCAAGTGTAATAGTTGGCGATCTGGGTATTCACTCTCaaaatgcagcatgaaaatcCGTCAAAATAACCTCTGA